Part of the Benincasa hispida cultivar B227 chromosome 11, ASM972705v1, whole genome shotgun sequence genome, TAAAAACAAGTAAAGTTAGTTGGCGAAATTCATACCAAATTAAGCTCTAAATTTTACCCAAAATGTGTACACACAATccttaaaccttaaactttccATCTCAAACTCTTCTCCCTTTTCATCTTTCTCCTAAGAATTGTTGACCACTTATATTTCGTTTTAcagtttttaaaattagatcATTAAAGTCTTGTTTGGTAAAAAGTTTTACGCTTAATCTACTATCAggtaaaattaaactttttaaggaAAGAAAtcacttatttgttattttttgctttttactCTACATACCAAATATAAGTTTTTAGGACATGGTTTTGTTCCCTATAATACTACCTTGTTTTTTGCTAAATTTTTGTGGGAATTGAATATTGTAGAGAGAAGATATGGGGAATGGTTCATATGAGGAAGCCATTGAGGCTTTGGAGAAGCTCCTCAGGTACTTTGAATTGAATATACATTaaagtagttttttaaaaaaataaaaaaataaaaactaataaaatcacatatttttttatttaatttatttgtgtatttttttattattatttttttttgtgggtGCAGAGAGAAGGGAGATTTGAAGGCTGCAGCAACATCAAAAGTGGAACAGATAACAGCAGAATTGAAAACTGTAGATGGAGAAAAGCCAGCCTTTGATCCTGTTGAGAGAATCAAATCTGGTTTCATTCACTTCAAGAAGGAGAAATATGAGTAAACCCTTCAATTACCcttttattactattttttgaCAAAATTAATTCAGTAAAAAACATGTTTATTTAATTGCTTCAACATGTTCTCACAAACTAAtcgattttttttctattcttgTTCGATTTATGCAATGATATGAACTTTTACCTCTAATCCGACCACACTTTTCGTCTTCTCGAAACTGAAACATACTTTGGTCTCATCTTTTTGACTACTCTCTATGTTTTTCAGCAAGAACCCAGAGTTGTATGGTGAACTTGCAAAGGGCCAAAGCCCCAAGGTAtttatcactttttttttttttattattattattagactTTGATTAGGCTGTTTTATTTAGAGCTGGATTTAATCTGATTTGATTTTGTCATGCCAAATGCAGTTTATGGTGTTTGCTTGCTCTGATTCAAGAGTTTGCCCATCACATGTTCTTGATTTCCAACCAGGGGAGGCTTTTGTGGTCAGAAATGTTGCCAATTTGGTTCCTCCATATGATCAGGTTTTGCTTTAATTCTTCTTAATCAACTAGTTTTTCCTCCATTTTGTGTGTTTAAATCTGAATCTTGGGCCATTTTTTGTTCTGTTGAAAACAGAGCAAATTTTCAGGTACTGGATCTGCCATTGAATATGCTGTTCTTCATCTCAAGGTATATAAACAACTTCAAATATGCCCTTTTTAATTCAGAAATAGATAAGTAGGGGGGAAAACCCACAAAGAAGTCGATTTTCATTCAGGAGTCTTTCATTTGGTTTTATTGTGAGCAATACAAATAGAAAAATTGGGTGGTGAATTGAATGGTTTTGGTGGTATAGGTGCAATACATTGTTGTGATTGGTCACAGTGCTTGTGGTGGTATTAAGGGGCTCATGACTTTCCCATTTGATGGAAACTACTCAACGTAAGCCCTCTTCTCATTTATTTCGATTTCTCTTCACCAAATCGAGAAGTGAAACTCGTGAATTTTACTCGTTAAAGTTAATATTATCATGCAAATTGAAACAACTATTCTCAAACCCATAATTTAGGACGAACAATGACATCATTTGTTTCGTGAAACAAAACGAAGTTATATGCAAAAATATACTAAACAAGAACAATTGAAAGCAACttcataaataaaacataaaagtaGTTATCCAGACATATTTTTTGCTCTGAACACTTTTTTGATGCAAGAACAAGCAGTCGAGGAAAAATATTGTATGAATACTACATAAGATGGCTACTCATTGTGTAATAAACTGATTAGTACTCACATTTGTGATTGAAAACACAGTGATTTCATTGAAGAATGGGTGAAAGTTGGTCTGCCTGCTAAGGCCAAGGTGAAATCAAAGCATGGTGATGCAGACCTTGGGGAACTGTGCACACACTGTGAAAAGGTAAAATATAAATAGAGGAAAAGAAAGTGGAACCATTGGATttccttttgaattttttggatctcttttaaaaaaatttcatttctttGTAAATGCAGGAAGCAGTTGCTGTATCTCTTGGGAATCTGCTAACCTATCCATTTGTTAGGGATGGTTTGGTGAATGGAACTCTTGGACTCAAGGGAGGTCATTACGACTTCATTAATGGAACTTTCGAGCTCTGGGGACTCGAATTCAACGTTACTCAGCCTTTGTCTGTATGAACTCCATCTATTACCGGCGGATCGATATGGTTTTTCTCACTGATTTTCTTCGTATGATGTACTTTCTTTGTGTAATTGTCTTTTCTGGTATATAAGTTGACAATAAATATGAGATGGAGTTCATTAGTAACTCCAGTTCTAAAAAGTTACTCTTGATTGCCATTTCTTTCAAACAATGACTTGAGAATGATGcagaattttaaaactttttcatttttttttttttttttttactttttttacttttcaccTTTTTACTCTACCAAAATGCTACTCTTTCTTTGTTAGGTAAAGGATGTGGCCACCATTCTGCACTGGAAGCTCTAGGAACATGTTTAGAAGTCAATCCTGTAAAGATGAGACTTCTTTTAATAACACACTCTTTGGTGATGTTGAAATAAGCCTGTTTTTTTCTTGAGGACTGAATCTTTACTTCAAATTGATTGAAACCCACTTCAGATTCACCAAATTCTAGGAgttccattttcatttctttccttttattgATCCAAATTGCATTGGGAATGTTAGACTTTATGAAAGAGCataagaaaaatggaaatcaaaagtaaaataatgaataattgtcctaagaagaaaatgaaagaaaaggaaaagatcTTGGAGCAGTTTCAAACCTCTATGATATAAAAAGATCTTGGACTGCATCAGTTTGATCTAATTCCAAATCTTGAGCTCTAATTGTTTAGGATAAAATGACACTATGGTCTAAACTAACCATAATTTTTGTTTAGTCTACaagttgaaaacttgaaaactaCTAGTTTGAAATATCCATACGTCACAATGTTAAATATCGTGGGacgatatgattttttttatagataagACTTTGCTTAAACAAAATATGTTCTGTAGCTCAGACAATAGTCCACAAATTCTGAGGGAGTAAGCTAGAGAGAGATCTTTAAATTTTGTGCTTCTCTTttgttttagaattttaattaatcataGGGTTGATAAGCTTACCAGAACTTCCCTAGTGGCTGTTTAAGATGGCACTACATCACCATACCTCTTTTTATAACTCAATTAATAACAAAATGAGATAAAAAACCAGAACCGAGTTAACTGGTTCAACCCTGAACGCGTGCCCCTTCAAAATTGCCATTTGTTAAAATAATATCAGTGAGACTTCGTAGTCTTAAGCTGATCATTAGAGCATTAACACATGGGGGTAATGAGCATCAGGTAGGGCCAGTCCTATTATAGGAAAATTTTCCAAATACGAAACATCCCGACTTCCTTCGACCTGCTACCGtcttttaaatgtataataaaaattaagagCTCAAATTAACAAAGATTCTTTTTATTGCATCATTTCCAAAACCATCCATAGATATAGGATACGAATTGTTTTGGAAATAGGACAAGATCTTCAGTTAAGAATGAAAGTTCCCTTCTCCATGGTCATGATTGACAAAACCTGAAGGAGATATACTTATAGTTGGCATTGGCCTaacaaagaattaaagaaatgAGTTCGAATCATAGTAGCCACTGCCTAGAAAATCATATCCTAACTTAATATCATGCCATAACCTAATTAAATCCTGCATCATTATGCATACACAAGATAAATCCATTGAAGAAAATGGAAGAGTAGATAGCCACCTGAGTTTTTAAGGTATTAAGAGTACGACAATGTGTTGTAGAGAGGTGAAGGGGAAGAGATAACCTATTTCCCCCTAAAGAAATCAAGTGCTTCAAGAGAACGTTCAAAGACAACATTGTACAGCGGATGGATAGGCTCCAGAAGGTTGGAATAGGGGCCTGCTACTGCCCGTGGAAGTGGTGGAGAATCTTCATTCGATGCGCTATACTGACACAATGAGAGGCCACTCAGGCAATAACATGTGTGGTAGTAATCTTTTGGCTTCCCAGGTTTGTCTCTTAGTCCGCCCTCCTGTACCTGCATCCAAAGAATGATCAGAACCAAACCTCACAAACGGGAATACCTACAAAGAGTGGCCCTGGAACACAAATGATTGTTTACAGAAAATAAGATTGCCAAAATTTGGATAAAGATATAAATATTGTTGTTGAGAATCCCACATCAGAAAAATCAAGGGACCTCACATTCTTTATAAGACACATGGTCTTCTCCTCCCCTAGCTAATTGGTTCTGAGATGAAGTCTCATGTTATCTAATATTGTACCATAGTCCATGAAACCCAAACGAACATTCAGTCcaagaacaaaacaaaaaaattggaaTCCGATCCAAGAATGATGAATCCAAAGAGGCACCATCTTGAGGGTGCATGTTGAAGTTCCCACATTGAATGTTTATAAGATATATGGAATACTCCTCCCATTGCCAATTGATCTTGAGATGGAATCTTATGACATCTAATCATTGCACCAACCAAAACACAGAACTCTTACCAGGTAAATAACTCattattgttttgaaaaatGCACTATTCTATAAATTAATGAATGCAATATGAAAGGGTGAATTCAAGGAGTCCCAGTGCTATTCAATGTTTCATAAAATGAACATCCATCTTCAGAGATGGCAGTCAATTACTTCTGATTCTCGAATCAATTTCAAAACTGCAATATTTTGTATATTCTACTTTACATGAACACtacacaaattaaaattaatgaaattatctGATGCAAAAAGAAGTCCAACCAACTATCGAGTTAGTAATATGAAATAAATCTCTAAGGTCTACCTGCGCGCACAGAAGTATGTATTGCTGTAAGGCTAAGCTGTTGAAAAGAGGTTGACTGCTTGGATGTTTCTTGATAAATTCATAACCGATATCATTAAAGTTGACCTTTCGAGTAGTACCCGCACCTAATCAGAAGAATAAATATCACAAGATTATCTTCCTTAAGAATGAAATCATGAATATAACCAAGATAACAATTgggctttttttttcttaaataaaaaacatataagCGCCCTAATAATTgggctttttttttctttctaaacaTATACATGCCCCATAAGAATTAAAATACCAAAAGATATCTAATGCTAGAGTTTATTTTTAAGTGTATATACATACCctcggtttggttcggtttgattggtttttcaaataaaaaatcgaTCTGAACCaatacttttttgttttctccAAATACAAACCAATGTGtccaattttatactaaaaaaccaaaccaaaccattgCATCAGTTTGGATCAGTTTCGTTTtctgttttttggttttttgtgcACCCCTAATGTAACTATTGTCTTATTTATGATTATCTTTTAATAAgaaacaattttattgatgtatgaaattataGGGAGAAGAATTGAGCCAAAGGAATTACAAGACTTCTCCAATTGGACAAAAGAGAATCAAAACTGCATGACTTGAAGTATTTAGACAATTTACACCAAGCGAAAACGATGAAGATAACGTCCTCTAAGAATAGGTCgaaaacagaaaaagaaaactgATGGCGTACCAGTTGATAGACCATCAAAGGATGAGCCTTCTTGAGCAGAAGGTTGAACTGATTGTTCTTCAATATCCAAATTTAATCTTTGTAACAGCGAGCAAACGCCTCCCTGTTATCATAAATCAATCAAATGAAAACCAAAGAAACACTGAATCAAACAATACCAAAACTAACCTGCCAGAATGAATAGCAGCCAtcaaccaacttatttgttcTCCCCTGAAATCCACACTCTAAACCAGCTTGACGAAACACCACCCAATCCTAATGTGTTGACATAGGTCTcaatattattcttattatgtTACAATAACATGTAGCATTGAAGCCAAACGGCATGGTCTTAATACAAATGAAGGGCAGGATTAGCAATGACGATTAATTTCCACAGCAAAGTCTTACAAGTAAACTCCGCAAGTCCAACCGGTGAACCTCATTAATCAGAATCAGGGTAGCTAAACCACAAAAGGTGTACCTGATGAGGTTGATATATCAATTATGTACAAAACAGAGTTGCTCATAGGAACATGATAAGATATTCATAGTGTTGAGCATTCAAAAATCGTTTCGCACTACTTCCATGGTATTGTACCTTCGAATTATATAGAGATTGCACAAACAATCATACAATTTTTTATCTTCCCACTGACAAAAGGTGTAGAACTCATTTTCAgtagaaaaagaagagagaaaaaaaatggtgtAGAACTCAGCATCCAACAAGATAAAATGAAGAAAGGCAGAAACATACCCACCATGAGCCTCAGATCCAGGTTCTCCCGCAATACCACCTTCAAAAGTTTGACAACTGCAGAGAAAATTAGCAGAGTAGTTAATGAACCACACACAATAGCAGACTGATTTAACATGTCTGCAAGAAATTATAAACATCAGAGCACAGCAGAACTTGTCAGCTGTCCATCTCACTCTTTCAAGAAGCAGACATtggagaaataaaagaaaaatcacaTGGAATTGCTATTCAAGCTGATATAGTAATTTTTAACTGTGGCAGATTTTCAGTAACTGCTTAATAATTTTACTTTCAGCAGATTATTGGCTTATTTAAGGTTTTCAATCCAACCACTGCACTGCACAGAGGCAAAGTTTgcacaaattctaattttatatcCCAGTTTATCCATCAGTCACAGGTGTCCAGTGGGAACCATAGTCTCATGTCCAACAGGTTATTGACTTGAGTCTCATGCAACTGAAGAATTTTACTGTACAGCCAAATTACAACATCCAAAGTTCCCAGTTTGCACTCAATTTCTTTTAGATAAAAAAGAACtaattgcattaaataaatgaaattcaaaaggGATGGGAAGGGCCACCGAAGCTTCATgcgaaaaaaattacaaaatgttCTTCCAAGTGACATATATAGAACTTGAACCATAACtacaaaaaaatttgtaaaatttgcACCAATTAAGAGCCACAAAATGAGGCTTTCCACAAGGTCGATGAGCTTTTCTAAACTGAGAAAGACTCCCGGTTTCTTTCAAGCTACTACGAGTGTCCAAAACCAATGCTCTAGCTAGCTGCTAACAGAAACTTCTTAAAAAAATGACAACTGGCCAACGAGGATAAGAGAGAGGTGGTTAGGATTTCCCGTATTTACTCTACTCTTGTTTCTCagttatttgaaaaataaaaaataaaaacctgTAGGTGATAGGTTCATCACATGCTTCACAGAAGCACACGCATGCAGACAATATCTAGGAACCAACCTTTGAATGTAGTTTCCAACATTTTGAACTAGTTCATCATCCAAGATGTTCAATATACTGGCAACCTGAAAGGTAGAAGTTTTGGAGTCATTGTCATCATGACATActgtatttgaaaaaaataaaactaaaaaaaggttgacattttatacataaaacaatTAACACGCTATGCTTGACAACTGACAAATCAAAAACAAACAATTAAATCCCATTTTTTACCGAGTTTTCAAGATTGTGTAATTTTGGtccatgaactttcaaaatgcTTTTAGTCCCTAAAGCTTACTAAATAACCACTATGATTTCTCCCTTACTTTTATTCCTAGTTGTTTAAGCAGGGAATGTTGGGATGGGCATATACATCCACGTCTCATTTATAGGTTGGCTGATGTAGGAGGTAGAATAATAGCAATGACCAAAATGGTTTAGTGTTTAggtctaaaataaatatttggaaTGTCAATGACTTTAATGGAATTATCCTTAAAGTTAAGGAATAAAGATCCAAATCGGATTTAATCCAAAAACAGAACTCAATaagggggtgtttggctcacaaacatgagttgagttgagttggtaaaaattaccaactcaatgtttggccCATCAACTTTAAAGGTCGGTGGAGttgagttgtttttttttttatcaactcaccccaactcacTCCAACTCCCCCCAACTCCCCCTCTAACTCACCCTAACTCTCCCTCCctccaatgttttcaatggctccacccaTTGACCGACTACCGTGACCACACTCTAATGACCATTTTCACACGGCCAACTCCGACAATCAACTCCAGGTTCCGGCAACGGCAACCAccttcaataacaacttcaaTGACCAACTCTATCTTCACACAAActaactccgacaaccaccttcgcgCCGATAACTTCGACGACTAACTCCAAGCTCCGGTAACCACTTCGATGATAACTCCAACGACCACATCCGCACAAGCAACTCCAGTGACATACTCTGACGACCACCTTCATGTGGccaacttcgatgaccaactcTAGGTTCTggcaaccaccttcgatgacaactTCAATGAAGACCACCTTCAATGATCAACTCCAGTGACAACCACATTTGACAACCAAAACTAACCATCACTTCGAGTGACCAACTTTGAATAAGACCACCTCTTACTTGTAAGACCCAAACTAGTTGCACTCCTCCAATAATTAGTTTGAGGTTCATCCGTTTTAAATTCAGAGTCTACCTTTTTATAGtccaaattttgtttaattgttaGGGAACAATTTGTGATGTATTGAGTGGTATTCATTGCTATGCATTTTTTTTACATGCACATGGATATTTTTGTGgacattattatttcatttgtaAGAGGCAAATTAGACTTAACCATAAAAACTAACAATAAAAACTGTTTgcacaaaaaatattttcaaaaaagagTTTACACAAGAAAAAATCATTTAGTTGCATTAGTGTAAAATGTAAAGAATCAAAcgtttacccaaaaaaaaaaagtaataaactataaaaattgaaattcataTTTCACAAATGGGCAAAAAATAACACAGACTTTCTGACTTAACTCGACTCAACTcagcaccccaaacacagacattccaactcaactcaactctgcaccctAAACACAGACAATCTAACTCCACAAATAATCTAACTtcccagataataattaccaactcaactctgcacaccAAACATCCCCTAAAATATCATTTGCTGCACTGATAGAAGTAGCTAGGGGCATTTCTTCACAAGAATGAGTCTCTTTCTCAACAATATTCAGCTAGAACCTAAAGACTTAATGCCACCATCCTTGATATTTGTGCGTTGACAATACGTATATCCATTGGATGAATCATGATTCATGAATGATCACTtcagcaaataaaataaaactgcAGTATATTCATGCAATTAAGGCCATGTTTACCAATTCATAATTGATGGATGAATCATAATAGGCGTGAATCGCATACATAATTGGATTGTTTTTTTATCGCGTTTACCTAAAATTACGAATCTGTCACATTTTACTATTACCTTTATTGTTACCTTTACTGCTTGATCCTAACAGTAAAGGTAAAGGTTACAATAAATGTGGTAGATTCATAATTTTGATATTGTTATGGTAATGATAACGATAATGGTAAAGGTAGTAGGTCCCATGTAATTTTCAACCGTAATTAGATTAAGCACCATTCATTCTTTAATTAGATTGCATGATTTGATTGCAGATTTCAAGATGGGCCTCACAACTAATTACAATTACAGAAGCaagtaaacaacaaaaaaagtAATCAACTAGGGTCCACTTTTTACATTACCATTTATGGATTATCTCT contains:
- the LOC120089773 gene encoding protein farnesyltransferase subunit beta → MEAPVPEELTVTQQNQRMVEYEVARIYEFFLRAPCSAQEFILELHRENHIEYLTNGLNHLGPSFRVLDANRPWICYWILHSIALLGDSVDVELEDRAIDFLNRCQDPDGGYGGGPGQLPHLATTYAAVNSLVTLGSHKALSSINRHKLYTFLLQMKQPNGGFRMHDQGEIDVRACYTAISVASILNILDDELVQNVGNYIQSCQTFEGGIAGEPGSEAHGGYTFCGLATLILINEVHRLDLRSLLDWVVFRQAGLECGFQGRTNKLVDGCYSFWQGGVCSLLQRLNLDIEEQSVQPSAQEGSSFDGLSTGAGTTRKVNFNDIGYEFIKKHPSSQPLFNSLALQQYILLCAQVQEGGLRDKPGKPKDYYHTCYCLSGLSLCQYSASNEDSPPLPRAVAGPYSNLLEPIHPLYNVVFERSLEALDFFRGK
- the LOC120089774 gene encoding carbonic anhydrase 2 isoform X1 codes for the protein MSTASINSASCLLSLNKTSSSSSNINRPSISARLNNNPSPSLPNLIQNRPVFAAPSPLITPTWREDMGNGSYEEAIEALEKLLREKGDLKAAATSKVEQITAELKTVDGEKPAFDPVERIKSGFIHFKKEKYDKNPELYGELAKGQSPKFMVFACSDSRVCPSHVLDFQPGEAFVVRNVANLVPPYDQSKFSGTGSAIEYAVLHLKVQYIVVIGHSACGGIKGLMTFPFDGNYSTDFIEEWVKVGLPAKAKVKSKHGDADLGELCTHCEKEAVAVSLGNLLTYPFVRDGLVNGTLGLKGGHYDFINGTFELWGLEFNVTQPLSVKDVATILHWKL
- the LOC120089774 gene encoding carbonic anhydrase, chloroplastic isoform X3 gives rise to the protein MGNGSYEEAIEALEKLLREKGDLKAAATSKVEQITAELKTVDGEKPAFDPVERIKSGFIHFKKEKYDKNPELYGELAKGQSPKFMVFACSDSRVCPSHVLDFQPGEAFVVRNVANLVPPYDQSKFSGTGSAIEYAVLHLKVQYIVVIGHSACGGIKGLMTFPFDGNYSTDFIEEWVKVGLPAKAKVKSKHGDADLGELCTHCEKEAVAVSLGNLLTYPFVRDGLVNGTLGLKGGHYDFINGTFELWGLEFNVTQPLSVKDVATILHWKL
- the LOC120089774 gene encoding carbonic anhydrase 2 isoform X2 — encoded protein: MSTASINSASCLLSLNKTSSSSSNINRPSISARLNNNPSPSLPNLIQNRPVFAAPSPLITPTWREDMGNGSYEEAIEALEKLLREKGDLKAAATSKVEQITAELKTVDGEKPAFDPVERIKSGFIHFKKEKYDKNPELYGELAKGQSPKFMVFACSDSRVCPSHVLDFQPGEAFVVRNVANLVPPYDQSKFSGTGSAIEYAVLHLKVQYIVVIGHSACGGIKGLMTFPFDGNYSTDFIEEWVKVGLPAKAKVKSKHGDADLGELCTHCEKEAVAVSLGNLLTYPFVRDGLVNGTLGLKGGHYDFINGTFELWGLEFNVTQPLSV